A part of Falco cherrug isolate bFalChe1 chromosome 16, bFalChe1.pri, whole genome shotgun sequence genomic DNA contains:
- the RBM15 gene encoding RNA-binding protein 15 — MKGKERSPAKAKRSRGGGGGEDSASSSSSARGERSSKKPSGSGGSNGSGGKAAAAAASNESNSGSSRRGPHPDKAARAGSREYEAGAAAAGGGGSRHGYGGGKTAEASRSSSSRGGGGESRAAAAAPSSSSSSSEAGGGGEYKTLKISELGSALSDEAVEDGLFHEFKRFGDVSVKISRLPPGTGAADERVAFVNFRRPEDARAAKHARGRLVLYDRPLKIEAVYVGGGGGSSRRRSSRSPALLDKESPYGTAAVGVAAAAAAAVRHPPAGATQRALSPAGSGGALGYRDYRLQQLALGRLPPPPPLPRELERERDYGGFYEARVRPAYGLERVAGVAAAGGFRGGGGGAGAAGEEEISPEDDQRANRTLFLGNLDITVSESDLRRAFDRFGVITEVDIKRPGRGQTSTYGFLKFENLDMAHRAKLAMSGKVLLRNPIKIGYGKATPTTRLWVGGLGPWVPLAALAREFDRFGTIRTIDYRKGDSWAYIQYESLDAAQAACTHMRGFPLGGPDRRLRVDFADTEHRYQQPYLQPLPLPPPAHYELVAEAAAFGAHRGAPPDPLRGARDRTPPLLYRDRDRDLYPDTEWVPPPPPVRDRSNRAVAYDPLESLERRRDGWSLERDRGERELGSSSRDQPRKRRLAEDGGRHLDRSPDSERSSSSRKRHCLATTSPPDRSPELLGGRERYSSDPERSSSRLLLLERPSPIRESRRGSLERGQNEKRDRKNSAERERKHRASVAAAAQECKSPAKKDERATEGGGGGSRLKPPPQKQQQDGASQAGGAPKLCLAWQGMLLLKNSNFPSNMHLLQGDLGVASSLLVEGATGGKVAQLKITQRLRLDQPKLDEVNRRIKVAGPNGYAILLAVPGASDNRSAAGASEAATTSTQRPLRNLVSYLKQKQAAGVISLPVGGNKDKENSGVLHAFPPCDFSQQFLDSTAKALAKSEDDYLVMIIVRGAS; from the coding sequence atGAAGGGCAAGGAGCGCTCGCCGGCCAAAGCCAAGCGTTCACGGGGCGGTGGGGGCGGCGAGGACTCGGCGTCCTCCTCCTCGTCGGCGCGGGGCGAGCGGAGCAGCAAGAAGCCGAGCGGCTCCGGCGGCTCCAACGGCAGCGGCGGGaaagcggcggcggcggcggcctcCAACGAGAGCAACAGCGGGAGCAGCCGGCGCGGCCCGCACCCCGACAAGGCCGCCCGCGCCGGCAGCCGCGAGTACgaggccggggcggcggcggcgggcggcgggggcagccggCACGGCTACGGCGGCGGCAAAACGGCGGAGGCGTCgcggagcagcagcagccgcggCGGTGGGGGTGAgtcccgggcggcggcggcggccccgtcctcctcctcctcctcctcggaggcgggcggcggcggggagtACAAGACGCTGAAGATCAGCGAGCTGGGCTCGGCGCTGAGCGACGAGGCGGTGGAGGACGGGCTTTTCCACGAGTTCAAGCGCTTCGGCGACGTGAGCGTCAAAATCAGCCGCCTCCCGCCCGGCACCGGCGCTGCCGATGAGCGCGTGGCCTTCGTCAACTTCCGCCGGCCCGAGGACGCCCGCGCCGCCAAGCATGCCCGCGGCCGCCTCGTGCTCTACGACCGCCCGCTGAAGATCGAGGCCGTCTACGTCGGGGGCGGCGGAGGGAGCAGCCGGCGTCGCAGCAGCCGTTCCCCGGCGCTGCTGGACAAGGAGTCTCCCTACGGCACAGCGGCTGTCGGGgtggcggcagcggcggcggcggccgtgCGGCACCCCCCAGCTGGGGCGACGCAGCGGGCGCTGTCACCCGCTGGCAGTGGCGGGGCCCTGGGTTATCGAGACTACCGGCTGCAGCAGCTCGCCCTGGGCCGCTTGCCGCCTCCGCCCCctctgcccagggagctggagagggagagggactACGGGGGGTTCTACGAAGCGCGAGTGCGGCCAGCCTACGGGCTGGAGCGGGTGGCTGGcgtggcagctgctgggggctttcgtggaggaggagggggtgccGGAGCCGCTGGCGAGGAGGAGATCAGCCCCGAGGATGACCAGAGGGCCAACCGCACGTTGTTCCTGGGCAACCTGGACATCACGGTCAGCGAGTCAGATTTACGGCGAGCTTTTGACCGTTTTGGGGTCATCACTGAGGTGGACATCAAAAGGCCGGGGCGCGGGCAGACCAGCACCTATGGTTTTCTTAAATTTGAGAATCTGGACATGGCACACCGGGCCAAGTTGGCCATGTCAGGGAAGGTGCTGCTGCGCAACCCCATCAAGATTGGGTATGGGAAAGCCACTCCGACTACCAGGCTCTGGGTGGGTGGCCTTGGGCCCTGGGTGCCCCTTGCTGCCCTGGCCAGGGAGTTTGATCGGTTTGGCACCATCCGCACGATCGATTACCGCAAAGGGGATTCGTGGGCTTATATCCAGTATGAGAGCTTGGATGCGGCACAGGCAGCGTGCACCCACATGCGTGGTTTTCCCTTGGGCGGGCCAGATCGCCGGCTCCGTGTAGACTTTGCTGACACTGAGCATCGGTACCAGCAGCCCTACCTGCAGCCTCTACCCTTGCCGCCCCCTGCTCATTACGAGCTCGTGGCGGAGGCGGCTGCTTTTGGGGCTCACCGGGGAGCCCCACCTGATCCTCTTCGGGGGGCCCGGGACAGGACGCCACCGTTACTCTATAGAGACCGCGACAGAGACCTTTATCCTGACACAGAGTGggtgccccccccaccccctgtaCGGGATAGGAGTAATCGGGCAGTTGCCTATGACCCACTGGAAAGCCTAGAGCGCCGCCGGGATGGTTGGTCCTTGGAGCGGGACCGAGGGGAGAGGGAGTTGGGCAGTAGTAGCAGGGATCAGCCTAGGAAACGGAGACTGGCGGAGGATGGAGGCCGGCACTTGGACCGCTCTCCAGACAGCGAGCGCTCTTCTTCCTCCCGTAAGCGCCACTGTTTAGCCACGACCTCTCCACCGGACCGCAGCCCCGAGCTCCTCGGAGGGAGGGAGCGTTACAGTAGTGACCCTGAGCGCTCGTCCTCCCGCTTGCTCTTGTTGGAGCGGCCTTCGCCCATCCGGGAATCACGCAGGGGCAGCCTGGAGCGGGGGCAGAATGAAAAGCGTGACCGCAAGAACTCCGCTGAACGGGAGCGGAAGCATCGTGCTTCTGTGGCCGCTGCCGCACAGGAGTGCAAAAGTCCAGCCAAAAAGGACGAGCGTGCTACGGAAGGAGGTGGCGGAGGCTCCCGCCTCAAACCTCCTcctcagaaacagcagcaggatggagcGTCgcaggctgggggagccccCAAGCTGTGCTTGGCTTGGCAGGGGATGCTTCTGCTGAAGAACAGCAACTTCCCGTCCAACATGCATCTGCTTCAGGGGGACCTCGGTGTTGCCAGCAGTCTCCTCGTGGAGGGAGCGACTGGTGGGAAAGTAGCTCAGCTCAAGATCACCCAACGTCTTCGTCTGGACCAGCCCAAGCTGGACGAGGTCAATCGTCGCATCAAAGTGGCGGGTCCCAACGGATACGCCATCCTTTTGGCTGTGCCTGGCGCATCAGACAACCGCTCCGCAGCCGGAGCTAGCGAGGCCGCCACCACCTCCACCCAGAGGCCACTCAGGAATCTGGTGTCCTATCTAAAGCaaaagcaggctgctggggtgaTCAGCCTCCCTGTGGGGGGTAACAAAGACAAGGAGAACAGCGGGGTCCTGCACGCCTTTCCACCCTGCGATTTCTCCCAGCAGTTCCTGGACTCCACGGCCAAGGCGCTGGCCAAATCGGAGGACGACTATCTGGTCATGATCATTGTCCGTGGGGCGTCCTAA